Genomic DNA from Channa argus isolate prfri chromosome 2, Channa argus male v1.0, whole genome shotgun sequence:
TCTTAgcatgacaacagaaggggcGGGTTGTGGCGGCCCTTCTGCGAGGGGAGATGGCGACACAGTGCCCACCCCTCTCTGATTGTGAAAACTCCACTTAATTGTGCCCAGTGGCCAACATGGGACAAAACCTAAAGAGGCCACACAGCTGGAGATCGCAGGGAGCATTCATACTGGAGGCTGGGCTTGTTCAGACACCTTTCTGCCCTGTGTGGCACAGGAGCCCACTTCCTACTTTCCATCCTGTCTCTGACAAGAGAAGGGATTGACGGATTTTCATAATATTGGCTAGATTAAGTCTTTTCTGGATGGTGGAATGATAGCTTGAGGTGGTCTTGTAATTGGTAATTATTAACTCAAGATACTGAGAATCATCTGCAAAAACTCTTGtcacagaccccccccccagcGGGCtatgctgtaatttaaagtgggtTCAAAATTACCAAAACACTATCTGGAGTCCACAGCATATTTTGCACTGTCCCTTTACACCATATGTAAAGTCCTGCTGTTTTCTAATGGCAAACATATCAGGACATATTATTGTATCTTTATTCTACTTCCCCATTTAGGTAACAGTGGTTGTGAACAAACTGTCATCTTTAATTTTTCTGTCTTGACTAGATGAGTGAGAAATCCCAGAGGTTGATGTAAAATAGTTGACTGAGAACAGAATTTGGCTCAACAGTTCTCCTTCAGCATGCATTTAGTTTCCTTATTATAGACAAGGCACCAATCTATCCTCATGCCACCACTAAATCACTCTGTCGCCTACCCTTTCATTCTCTAATAAACACTAACAAAACAGATGCAtgcatgaatgcacacacacacacacacacacacacaaacacacatgcacaatggTGGTATAGCTCTCACCATTTCTCATTTGCATGGCAATGCCATTATCTGGCTGTGAGGTGTCACGCTGGAGTGGCTGACAATGTGCCTGACAACAAGTTTATCTAAGCACAAAGAAAAGTTGAGAAGAATAGagtactttctttttttggcttCAGCATATATACTTTTAAACTCCCCGTGGAGTACGAGGAAGCATGTCACCCAGCCTCATCCTTCATGATAGACTAGCAAATCCATTATTTATAACCCTGGTTAAACCTACGGTAAACACTTtgtataaataacatttactcTTTTAGCACTGTGCCTTTCACAGCCTGTGTTCTATTTTTTGCTTCTATCATGCTCTTGCACTTTCTATTTTCTTTACTTcttaatataaatgtgtttatttttttttaatttactgtaagcTACTGTAGCAAAGTGTGCTCCTGCAGTCTTGGCCGGGTCTTCAGTGGAAACACGATCTCTCAGTGGGTTCTCAGTGGGACTAATTTagttaaatcaaaataaaaaaataaaaaaattacaaaggtTGAGCTGCTTGTCAGTTTTCATTAATAGTGGCGGATATTGAATTTTATTCAGACACATTACTACACACTTTCAAGTATGGAGGATTCTGAGGAGACAGCTGGCTGAACAGAAGATAATCAATACCAGGGTTTACAACTTAGACACTGGTAGGCATCATCATTACACAATGAAGCCCTCTCACCTGCTGTTATCGACCTGCGTCTTAGGTTTACAGCAGCAGCGAACAACACTTGGCTTGTCTAGTGATGTCATATATAGTTGTGTATGCGTGTGTCTGGTTTCTAGCAGCAAAGCAAACAGAACCTGTCTGGGTCATGCAGTAATGCACTGGGATGTGAATAGCCCTATCTGTGGTATCCGTGTTTGAATAAATCACTTGTGGTGGTGTGTTGCAAAATACAGCAAGATGATAAGTTGGAGCTGCCATGTCCAGTGCAAGTAAAGtctctgttgttgctgtgtggTGCTGATAAGCAGGCTCAGCTCTGGGTGGCTAAACAATTTCCTGTACACGGTTTACCTCTTACCTAACACGGCGCTAGTTCTCAAGAACAATGATTAGCCACTGagctgtttgtgtgcacatactTAGCACATAGAGACTTTGACCTAAGAGCCCAAATAcatgtatttgtactgtatttttcacATATATTTGTATTCAAATGTCTTATGTACACACCCTAACATGAGCCAAACCAGGAGAGCTGATTGTATTCATTCCCTCTCAACATAAAAAATACCCCTAAGTAAAGCTACACGTGCTCATATAAGAACAGATGCACACTCTCAAATACAAATGCAGGCATCAAGTGCACTGCTATACAGTCATCACTTATTGTCTGACACTTTATTAAAGATGTTTCATGACTACCGAGTCAATTTCATTTAGCCGTAAATTGTAAGTAGGAATCCAAATCAATCCTGCTTCTCGTTATACCCAGAAGAGAGTTTTTAAAGAGTTTCATATTGGCCGTACGCAAGCACcaaagtgaaaacagtatatAAAAAGAACCACTGATAGAGAGGTGATGGATTTGGCCAGTTGGAGGTTGTGAAAATGAACTCAGACTAAAGAGGATGTGGATCAAAGAAAGGGACAGCACTAGTGATCATCGTTAGACTTCCTGTGCACCCCAGCACCTCCTTCGTGCCTTCCTTTACATTACCATTATTAAAAAGGAGAGGACTCTCTTAATAAAGTCTATTAATCACACCGGGGGAGTCGGTTCATCGGTTCACCCTCTCGCGAGGGTCTCTAATCAATCAAGCTTGCTGGTAATGTATTCATGGAAGATGTTAGAAAGGACTTGTTTGACAGTGTTCCAAGGAGGAAGAATTTATTAAGTTCCCTTCACCAGTCAGCTAATCCTGGGGAGTATTGAATACACTCCCACACCCCACCCTTGTCCTCTTGCCGGGTAGTGTGAATAAAAAGGCCTTCATAATATATGAAGTCTGTACAAATATTGGAAACGTCCAAAATATGTCCTCTCATTAACAGTGATGAGTGAAAGCCAGGGTATTGGCATTTGTCAGATATGCTCAGAGTGTAAAGGCAGTGTTGTACAAGGCCCCTCCTGTGTCGGGTGATGTAGAGACATCACTCTCTTGCGATCCTCTCAAAAGCTGGATAAAATGTGTCTTATTAGTtcacacatggtggtgaaattCTGTGCTACACCGCTGACTAATGTACAAAGCTGAGAAGAGGCCGAGCTGATGGTTTGCTGGGCCTCTGTTAGTGACGTGTGAGTGGAGAGGGTGAGGAGAGGGGACATCAGGGTGGTAAAATCATCCAGCTGTTGGAGGCAGCTATGCAGCCGgctgttttttaaataccaGCCCCTATGTTCGGCTCCGCGGTAAATGCTTTATGGGCACATTGACATGGTAGACCGACAAGAGAATGCAGCACTTCCTTAGAAACTTGTTAAAAAAGATCGACtatattatttcaataaaaaagaGGCgtctatattttacattttttaaaatattttaaaaacgtCAACACTAACTACAATATTGTGTTAGTCagataaggaaaaaaacataGTCGTACGGGGGCTGAAACAGGTTTAATAGAGGAGGGTGCATATAAAAAGCTCTTACTGCCTTTGCTTTGTCCTGAGGAAGAACTGAAAGAAGGCCATGCTTGGCTTCAAAGCTGCATTTCCATAATTGCCCTGTAACTCGGGCCTGTCTGAAGGATCTGAAGGGGGCTGAGAAAAGCACAATCTTTCAGCTGGGTGAACGGCAAAAGCCTCAACGCCTCTCCTTCTGGCCTGTCGGCCTGTCGCCCCTTTCCCCACTTGTTGCCTTTCGGATTCAGTCAAAGATTTCCACTCTCTAACCTCAATCAACAAAAGGCATGAAATCAGtgccctccctctctcccgCTTCGGCCCCAGAGAATGTCACTCCTTCTGGGCCTTTTGTCCTTTGCTCAGCCCAGGGAAACACATCAACCCCACTCTCCCTGTGCTCTGGCTATTCTTTAACATGTTGCTGCTGCACTTTCACTTagatttttaataatgaatGTGCCATAAAACATGCAGAAGACACAGAAGTCGCATAAATTTGGCTGGGCTCAGATTGAGCTTTCcaccttctctttttttcagctcTAGAGTGCAACCACTGTAACAAGTTGCTGTGGAGCGCCGTGGCCTCTAAGCCCGTGTATATAGGTATGTTGTGTGTGAGGATCTCTGCTTGCTCCTGCTGCGGTCAGCTAACACACGGGACGGGTGCTTGAAAAAGGGCAGCACCCCTCTTGGTCCAGGCAGGCACTGGGTGGGGGCGCGATTGACAGTGGCTCGTAAAAGGATTAGTCCAGTGCACAAAGACAGTGGGCAGCTTCTAAGCCTGACTAGCTCCACAAAGGAGGTGACATCCCTCTGTCTCGGTGGCAGGAGGAGGTGTGGCAGAACGGTCCAGGCCTGGggttggaggaggaggaggtggcacTTGTGGTGGGGCTACAATGATAGAAAGGGTGGATGAGGTGAAAACACAAGACAGACCCTCGTCTTTCACATTACACTTCTGGCCCCTCCAGTGGGCTGCTCTGATGTTTATTTACCCCACGGTTTCTCCCCATTTACACACGGCCCTCTGATGGCTCCATTGGCCAGACTCTTTCAGCCGCCTGGTGCTGCAGTCCACCTTCCCCCAGATCAATGAACACTTTGGACGAGAGATTAAATTTCCTTTTAATGATTCCATCTTCCTCcaattttttcccccctctaaATGGCTGTTTAACAGTGCATTACTTTCTCACTCATGTAGGTGCATGTAATGCAGTCTCCGAGTATTGAGggcaaaaagcagcagcagcagcagcagcagtcaacAGCGCTCAGGACAACATAAGCAATGTGATTAGATGGGAAATGAAGACCAATTTATTTGTACTGTGTCAAATCCATCTGTGTTTCCTGCACTCCTAATACTGCAGAATGAGCTATTAATTAGTAGATAATTACAAGACAGCGAGTATAACTATTGCTTTATAATGTGGCAAATCTGAGTCTGAACAATCAGTGATGTcgcattttgattattttacagCTGTTTAAGCCTGTAGCAAGTACAAGCCTAATACTTTTAATTCCACCTTAACTTCTTTACTTGCTCGACAACCTCGTGATGGGGAGGTGACATGATGCTTCTGAGTCGCCTGAGTAGCACAGTGCTTACAGAAAACACCGCAAAGTCTGGGTGCATAACACAGCATGGACTTCAGAAATAAGAGGAAGAGTCAATGTTGATTATTGCTCATTAGCCAGGAGAACGTGCGAGGAAAGGAACGTCACACCATGCCCCACTGGAAATTGTCCCCGTGTAGCTCAGAGCAAAATGTTAGTTTAATGCATTCCATTTGCTCTTTGTAACTGGGAACAGGTTGGACACGTATGGCAACATAAGCAGGCCTGATTACTTTGTTTCTGCCAAGGCATTTTAATCCCCAATTTCATGCAGTTAACAGAGGAGAGACCCTGATCTCGAGACACCATCATTGGCCCTTCAGTAGCATTTCACTTGAATCCTCATGATCATGAGGGGGCTTTTACTGGGCCTCTGAGGAGAAACCATCCAGTGAAGAGTGAGAAAATAAGCATCTTATTTTTTATGATAAggttcagtgtgtttacatgcagctAGCTGCCTTTACAGTCCACCTTTCATTCAtatcaaaactgtatttttatttaaatgaactgaatgaCAATATAAGTCTTTATAACACCAATGGATTTTACACGTGGTAGTGAGTTGTGTCATActtgtgtattttaattattaaaatgtattttcctattttttttaatttataatgacCTTTGTGAACAGGCGTTTTTAAAGGTTAACAGTTCCACATTGTTGTTTCCTTGTTCAACATTTCGTGTGAACACCGCATTCTCCTTTGTACTGTATAATTCTGATTCATAAATGTTAGTGTAGCTAATGCTGGTCATTCAGAGCTACTTCCTTCATCAAAAGGAAGTGAGCAAGAAtctacaaagaaaagaaaaactatgacATCAATCAGCTGGCTGATGCCTCTTATAAATATGCATGGCGCGGTAGATGGGGCTCTCAAGGAAGATAATTGATTAGACAGGAAGGCAACATGGTGAGAGGAGCTGCAAAAGGCTCCGGAGTCGTTCCCTCGGCTGAGTTGGGGTTTGTTTAAAGCATATCCTAAACCTAGAGAGGACACGGCTCGAGCGAATCAGcgcttttcatctgcctctgcTGCCCTGAATTGCAGACATTAAAAGATATTGTCCTCGGTGACCATCTGAGCCTGGTCCAAGAATGTGTGAcagattgtgtgtctgtgcgcgcggtttttttatttcttcgtGTATTTATTGTTTACGTGAATGCAACCATAAATCCgacatctttacattttaaacccaaaatagaaatagaaatgtggaaaatatttaCAAACTCAAAGGATCATTTTCGTTTGGAGCTTAAGTTTAAGGAATAAAAGTTTGTCTGCCATAAAATAAACATCGTAACgttttaaacatatattttgttttgtttttaaaacaggatTGGTTTTAAAATGGGGGAGTTTGCAGTACTAGGACTTTTAGGTCTTTTTTTGAGCCTGGAGATCTCGGCtaaatttgaataaaagcaaTATCAACTGTTTTTCCActggtcatttttttaaatcgaTTTTTATCTTCCCTTTTACctttaattttgaatattttcttttataatcCCTATCTAAACAAAAATCACGAAAATCTTGATGCCGCTTTCAAGGTTTACGCAGTCTTGTAAACTATCATTTAAGTTATGATTGGCAGGCCTAAATTATGAGTTTTtggtttaatatatttatttgttttagtatatttaatatttcactttttggCCGGTGTAAAAAGATTGTAATTGATGTATTTGATATATGTTGACAGTTTTTCCTTTAGTTTGCCTTTTGGTAAATATTTCAATTACGAATGTAACAAATGGTTTGTTGCTTGTGACCTGAACGGAAAACGCCTATTTctatttaatgaaatatttttacatattacttgcttttaaaaaatagtcGATTTGCTTTTCAAAGTATTAGAAATAAGTCCTCATTCGTTTCAACACATGTACTGTTCGTGCATCACAAAATCCCAACACGAAGGCCTGAAAACATGCTTAAAACAATATGACGTTGTGATAGATTTTTAAGAGTAAAATGTTATTATCGGATTTCACATCAAAATAGAATATTTTAGGAGTggtaaagaaaaactgtgagtgcacgacagaagtgtgtgtgtgtgtctgagcagCAGAACATGGCCGTCTGGAGGTGACTGTAGAGGGAGCTCCAACACTAAGTTTACATAAACTTCCTCTGATAAGAGCTCTCACATGCAAATGATCACATTATgggcaaacaaaataaatgacgTTATTATTAGTTTTACAGCGACGATATATTACAATTACACCAAAGAGCAGCGTTAGTTGAGGAAAAATGTATGATATATGTGAGGAGCAATAGGGGAATTACAAATCATGATGAGATCTGGGAGTTCCACAGCAAAGCCAAAATCCATCTTTACGATCAGCTGAACCACTCTGAGCAAGTACCAACAATCCTTCAGCAGTCACTCAGCCTCTTTGCAGACCATACGTTTTGCGACGAAAATTAATGAaagaattattcattttaatgcgACCGCTATGCCTCTATACGGCTAATCCCACAACATTAATATCCAAATGTATGCCGCAATACTGGGTAATTAGCCTTAAGTCCCCTCCGCTATAAAAGTGTGATAAATCCCTCTCGAATATTTACTTATCACTGCCACGGAGGATGGAGCCTGGGCCCCAGGCCGtccactaacacacacacacacacacacacaacagccaAAGCAGCAATGCACAATAAGAGCCACCATTAAAAGCAACTGTCAAAATACCTCAGCCAAACAAGCAATTTCTTAAAGTTGCAGCAGTTCATTTATTAGCCAAAATATAGACTTTCTTGTACAATTTGGTTCACAAGTATGTACATATTCTTAACTTTatatacaaaacatttgaacatcAAATCCTCACAGAacttacaaaaagaaaagaaaaactcacaGACTACAGGTTCATACATTATTACATTAGCAGTTTTACACAGGACATGCTTACAATGTAAGTATACAGAGAtgtattattcttattttacattccatattcaaattaaaattaaaagaacaaaaagcaggGTAGGTGAGGGGCTGTGGAGAGGGGAGAGCCGAAATAACGATTGCAGCGTCTAGTTGATTCTGAGGCCTGGAATACACAggggcgaaaaaaaaaaacagaaaggaaaaaagtgatCTAAAAACACTAATAATAACCCCACGAAGAGCTCAAACACAAAGTGATATAAAAGTGACAATTGGCTTTCAAGAACGAGCCTGTAGTGAATTAGCATTGAACTAATTTGCATGACCAAACAAGTAAGTGTAACATGGGCCCTGACGAAAAagcacaagcgcacacacaggGATAAAAACATCTCTGAGAATAAAAGGTAATTTGGGTAAATTCGgcgattaaaaagaaaaagaaaacgtgATATGGCGTTAGAAAGAAAACTCCCAAATGTCATTAACTGACAGTCTCACTGTCTTTGAACTGTTTGGAaagatgttttcacatttttccctCTGCATCCAAGGCACTAAGATCTCTCTGTGAACACTGTggcaataaaaattaaaacgtATCATAGAGCTCGTCCTGGTGTTTGactaaattgtgttttcaaaacaTGTTGGTTTAATAGATTGAGGGCTTTGTGTAAACCATGAAATACAAATCCACAGGCCTTAATGTCACATGgatgtagaaaaacaaataaaggaaagGGCTGGGACACAATACCAGAATCAATTTCACCCAATTCGTcattttcctaactgctgtctGATGAGGTTTCCATAACACTCACGGACGTGTTTCaaagcagtcacacacacacacacacacacacactcacacacacacacacacacacacacacacacacacacacacacacacacacacacacacacacacacacactgtaatctGTAAGATATAACACTGTTCATCTGTGTGgcctagagaaaaaaaatccatgaagAGGCAAAGgaggtttaaaaataataaaatgaatgacgGGCAATGGActagtgtctttgtttttttgtctttcttttagtAATTTATACATGCGCGTCTCATGGTCGGGGACATGTACCTGTGACTGGAGTCTCTGAACTATGACTCTTGTCCTCCGTTTGCCTGCTGCTGTAGAGGGCCAGGCCGGTGGCAGTGGCCTGGTTTGCCAGTCCCAGATAGTGATTTGAGTTCAGTAAAGCCAGCTGGTGTGCTGAGAAGGCTCGGTTTGTCCAGTTCTGGATTTTCCCAACAGGACAAGAAGAGATGAGTCTGTGAGGGGCGATTATGGTCTGGGCAGCCGGCCCTGCGGAGTTGCTGCCGTTCATTTGTGGCGATTTGCGCGGATTGTCAGGGGCCGTGGCTGTCTCTGCCAAAGACCAGATCTTTGGCTTTTGGGCTGGCGCGGGATTGTTTTCTGAGGGTGGTGAGCTAACCGACACCGGGTTCAGTTTGAGCTGTTCACCGTTTGGTTGGGACGCCTTGATGTCCATAGAAgagtggtgatggtggtggtggtggctgtGGAAGTGCTCTGCTCCTCTCACCACCTCTTTGCCATCTTTCCCCACAGCCTTTAGAAATCTCTGGTCGGGCCCTTGTAAATCCTCATAACCATCAGAAACCTCAGAGTCACTCCTCACATCTAGTTTTATATCTGAATGCAGGTCGTCCTGGTCGTCCAAGTCGTCCTTGTTCTCAATATTTTCCGTGTCGATGTTCTCCAAGTCGatctcctcctcgtcctccctcttgtccccctcctccccctcgtGATCGCTGTTGTAAACATTTCCTTCTTCGTCGGTGCGGTTCCGGGGAGCCCAGGTCATCTTGTTCTCCTTCTTTAGCCTCCTCCTGGCGTTGGCAAACCAGGTGGACACCTGGGTGAGGGTCATTTTGGTGATGATGGCCAGCATGATCTTTTCGCCCTTGGTTGGGTAGGGGTTCTTGCGGTGTTCGCTGAGCCAGGCCTTCAGGGTGCTGGTGCTCTCCCTGGTGGCGTTTTTGGGTCTGGACGGGTCACCGAACTGATATTGGCCATATGGATAAAAAGCAG
This window encodes:
- the irx3a gene encoding iroquois-class homeodomain protein IRX-3a — translated: MSFPQLGYQYIRPIYPPERQGIASNARAGTELSPSGALSNVLSTMYGSPFAAAAQGYGAFLPYSNDISIFNQLNAQYELKDTPGVQHPGFAHPHPAFYPYGQYQFGDPSRPKNATRESTSTLKAWLSEHRKNPYPTKGEKIMLAIITKMTLTQVSTWFANARRRLKKENKMTWAPRNRTDEEGNVYNSDHEGEEGDKREDEEEIDLENIDTENIENKDDLDDQDDLHSDIKLDVRSDSEVSDGYEDLQGPDQRFLKAVGKDGKEVVRGAEHFHSHHHHHHHSSMDIKASQPNGEQLKLNPVSVSSPPSENNPAPAQKPKIWSLAETATAPDNPRKSPQMNGSNSAGPAAQTIIAPHRLISSCPVGKIQNWTNRAFSAHQLALLNSNHYLGLANQATATGLALYSSRQTEDKSHSSETPVTGTCPRP